Below is a genomic region from Raphanus sativus cultivar WK10039 chromosome 4, ASM80110v3, whole genome shotgun sequence.
TCATCTGAAATTTCTACAAGAGAAGGTAGAAGAAGCCTTGAGAGCAACAACAGATCTTCTCTTCATGCATTTGGGATCTACTGATAGAGTCTGAGAAGAGGGGAAGTGACGAATCAGAAACGAAGAGGACAATGGGGATGAAGATGAGACAAAGAGATTGGTGATGTCTTTAAGAGGCTGTCTTCTAGATCGTTTTCTCCTGATTATTCTGATCTGGGTTTTCTCTTTATCAATGGATGAGGAAGAATCCAGAGGCTTGACAGAAGTTGTGGTCATCTCCGAGGGCGAGACGTTCTCTTTGTTGTCGTTTTGAGGGTTTAGATCGAGAGCCGCCATTAATGCACAGCTAAAGAGATAAGATAAGAGTGTtgatgagagagagatagagagagatggACTTGAGGAAAGGAGGAGGAACTGACGAACTGTATATGAAGTATGTGAATAGGAGGGACTTTGAAACAGATTTGGAAGTTCATAGATCTGAGATTTGGTGTTTTCGTTTCTCTGGAGggagttttttttggtttttgaggGTTCTAAAATTTTCCGAAACTTGGAAAAGGGCTCTGTGTTATGGAGGGAACTCGTGTTAGAAAGAATAAAATCTCCGTttctattttggttttgtttttggtacTATTTAAAGTGTTGACTTTTGACTTGAAGAGATCAAATCATTTCACTGGAATTAGCACAGTTTTACGCGCCACATTTGGTTTGGGATGTGCGCCAAGAAGTGGAGGGAACGACccgagttttttttcttttctaatagaAAATCAATTTATCAAAATTGGGCCCAAAGGGACTACATCATTTCCGAGCCCATGGGATTTATCTGCTAGTAATGCACGCATGCACACTATTTGGTAGGGCCCTAGATATATCCAGTGTATGTGTTAGTATGAATGTATTTGTGTGTTATAACTTGCATTCAATTGAAATGCCATTAACCAAATATTCAATCTATCGGCAATCATCTAACTCGTATATAATGATTGATAGTTCCTTTCACGTCTTTTGAATCAAGACACAAACCCTATATTTAACTCGTTTCTGATTCATCTGGATAATGACTTCTTCaattatagtgttttttttctttaaaactgTTCTTTTCATATTGGTTTTTGAGTATTGTATATCACTGTTTCCAGATCATAGCTGGAGTCATCCGACATAACGAAACATGACGTTCCAAATTATAAGTGTGacgtttttttttcctttattaaCCAGCAAATGAGAAAGATGATCGAATACCTTGGACTAATGAGACTTCAACCTTCCTACTGTTGCCGATATAGTGTTGGTGTAAGTCCACATCGAACCTATAGGAAGATGCCACCAGGTCAAGAAATGAATAATCCGAGAGTAGTTTAAGAGTTTTTAGATAAAATCTCTCTCGAGATAGTTTCTGAGAGAATCCTTTACCTCTTAAGCAACAGTGGTGGTTTGAATGTCCCTTAAACTCAACTTGGCTGCGAACTTCTGGATCATACGAACGTTTCTGATTATTAAGggaaacaaaacacacaagagTCCATATATACACAGCTATAGATAGACAAAATCTAACAACGatacataaattaaaaggaTATCTTTTCTTCATGTAAAGGATGGTTGAGCATCAGGAGCTTATTGCTGTTTACTACAGAACGGACAAGTAAGTCTTTTGCTTCCTCATGTTTCTTCTTCAGAATGTTGCAAATCTGCACAATGGAACAAAAGGGCAATGATCAAACAAGTTGATAAATGTGGTGCTATgagcgagaagaagaagaaacttacaCTCTCGAGTTCTTTTGTATATGCTTCAGCTTTCTCTATGTTATCAGAATTCTCCGTGACCGGGATTTCCAGATTTGCCATGTTTATCATGTGGTGATTAGACGTACTCCATGGACTGTCTTTGACGAGCTCCTTGGTtgtattattatcatttattctACTTTCTTGGCTTGAGAACTGGAAAATCAATTGTGTGACAAAGTGTTAAGGTAAATTAAACACAGAAAGGTTGTCCTGATAAATACTAATCAAAGGTCTTTTGATGAATCTAACCTTTCCTTGCGCAACTCTATGTGTGAGATCCTCAACGTTCCTGTGCATTTCCCAGTCGTATCATATATCAAGAACTAAGAACTAAAGAAGCAAATTTATAAGTATGGTTTAGAAAACCAAAAGTAGAAACCTGTTTTCTCTTGGAGACATGGAAAAGCGTTTAAGTTGTGGCTTCAGTGATCTATCTGCATCCTGTGTTGAAAAACAAAAGACTTTTATTCAATCCCCAGATATATTCATGAAGAGAAAACATTGCAAAATGTGAGTTCAAGTATAAACCTCATCAAGAGCTTTCCGCTTTAAAGAAGATGGGTAGTCCAGGAGTTGAGTTTTGTCTCTAGGAGCCAAATGATGAGACTCAGAGCCTTTTTTAACTGATGCTTCGGTATTTCTCTCCTTGCTTATTGTAGAGTTCACTACTGGTTGCACCAACGAACTGGATTGGTCTTTAGTTACTCCAATGGTCCTATAGTTGAAGAAATTAGGGAATCTGAATTGATATACTATCGTGAGATTCTATAACACAAACTGTTGTTGTACCTTTGAGTTCTCGCAGAACGCATATCAGACACCATATTTCCAAGTTTAGGCCTTTCAAGAGATACCAACTTGGACTTCTGCAAAGATTCTGCTCCAGAACTCAGATTTTTACTTAGCTTCTGAGTCAAGCTAGAAGCATCGAGTTTTGAGCTGTGACAAATTCCATAACAAAGGAAGCTTTAATTCATAGCATTATAATAGAACTTCATAGAGATAAAAATTTAACGGCTACAAATTTATACACAATGAGGTAGTAACCTACTTAGAGAATCAAGAGCGTAGCAACAGATAGGAAAGAAAGTAACTTAAAACGAGTTTATGTCACCTTATATTGATCTGCAAGATGGACTTCTCTCTAGTTGTATTTTTAGCTTGCAGCTTTAAATGATCCAAATGTCCAACCACATTTTCTGCAGTCTTGGCATTTGAATGGTCCTTGTGGATTATCTTTTCATGAGACCTGCTGGCAAAATAATTGAGTTTGTTACCTAGCTTATATCTATCACCTTAAAAGAAAGTGAAGCTTATTCTTATGTTATAGCATATAATCCCAGAGCATTACCGGATAGAATTGACCTTTGCTATTTCAGAATCCGTTTTCACAAACTCAACTTGACATGTTCTAGTTTTGGATCCAGGCAAAACATCTTGGATATCGTGTCTGCATTTTGGAGAGGAAAATATTAGTGAAAAGATAGAAAGACAGacaatgaagaaaataaatattacctTCTATCATTTGTAAGGTTCATATTAACCGCAGTCCTTTCTCGGGTCACCGGCCGACTCTCTGTTTGAGTTAGAGAGGATTCCAGCACATTGGTTTGTGGTTTTTCTGCCTTCTTGAAAAATTTGGATCTGATAAGTCCTGAGTCTTTGTTTTGCGTGGTCTTTAAAT
It encodes:
- the LOC108849460 gene encoding uncharacterized protein LOC108849460, with translation MAALDLNPQNDNKENVSPSEMTTTSVKPLDSSSSIDKEKTQIRIIRRKRSRRQPLKDITNLFVSSSSPLSSSFLIRHFPSSQTLSVDPKCMKRRSVVALKASSTFSCRNFR
- the LOC108849459 gene encoding uncharacterized protein At4g18490 isoform X3 — encoded protein: MSAPAKKSSAEDNDMEKNTWNFADDSMDFAFESPANKKKNVFKMDMGFDLDGDFGNVSSFKMDMPDFDFSSPAKKTTKTKESPGDKSSGDLKQKKNLFDFSYDFDALDDFDSSPPKKGTKTTTKVMDFEDISAISKTDKSDSLDFGEDLPITRQAASVTNTDVKEKASAEKENKNSKTTDTMLVDSAHSKQATEESMENSEATESPTRTIRLQPQSVNTSPLKTSCAMVEDTDDPCLPNETAAPSPLHPSENTPTAENRETSPDIHEICRSSSSEDCPRDPEQNANNEKISTMDSSYEMAEQTKPSISSQLCFVKMDHQQEEMGTGTQAEKQDHTRRAASDPDHGHLQPTLSGRISPGSRLSQAAQVQDSSGKLPLDPSNSVPGLSDLKTTQNKDSGLIRSKFFKKAEKPQTNVLESSLTQTESRPVTRERTAVNMNLTNDRRHDIQDVLPGSKTRTCQVEFVKTDSEIAKVNSIRRSHEKIIHKDHSNAKTAENVVGHLDHLKLQAKNTTREKSILQINISSKLDASSLTQKLSKNLSSGAESLQKSKLVSLERPKLGNMVSDMRSARTQRTIGVTKDQSSSLVQPVVNSTISKERNTEASVKKGSESHHLAPRDKTQLLDYPSSLKRKALDEDADRSLKPQLKRFSMSPRENRNVEDLTHRVAQGKFSSQESRINDNNTTKELVKDSPWSTSNHHMINMANLEIPVTENSDNIEKAEAYTKELESICNILKKKHEEAKDLLVRSVVNSNKLLMLNHPLHEEKVRMIQKFAAKLSLRDIQTTTVA
- the LOC108849459 gene encoding uncharacterized protein At4g18490 isoform X1; the protein is MSAPAKKSSAEGKEKDLILDNDMEKNTWNFADDSMDFAFESPANKKKNVFKMDMGFDLDGDFGNVSSFKMDMPDFDFSSPAKKTTKTKESPGDKSSGDLKQKKNLFDFSYDFDALDDFDSSPPKKGTKTTTKVMDFEDISAISKTDKSDSLDFGEDLPITRQAASVTNTDVKEKASAEKENKNSKTTDTMLVDSAHSKQATEESMENSEATESPTRTIRLQPQSVNTSPLKTSCAMVEDTDDPCLPNETAAPSPLHPSENTPTAENRETSPDIHEICRSSSSEDCPRDPEQNANNEKISTMDSSYEMAEQTKPSISSQLCFVKMDHQQEEMGTGTQAEKQDHTRRAASDPDHGHLQPTLSGRISPGSRLSQAAQVQDSSGKLPLDPSNSVPGLSDLKTTQNKDSGLIRSKFFKKAEKPQTNVLESSLTQTESRPVTRERTAVNMNLTNDRRHDIQDVLPGSKTRTCQVEFVKTDSEIAKVNSIRRSHEKIIHKDHSNAKTAENVVGHLDHLKLQAKNTTREKSILQINISSKLDASSLTQKLSKNLSSGAESLQKSKLVSLERPKLGNMVSDMRSARTQRTIGVTKDQSSSLVQPVVNSTISKERNTEASVKKGSESHHLAPRDKTQLLDYPSSLKRKALDEDADRSLKPQLKRFSMSPRENRNVEDLTHRVAQGKFSSQESRINDNNTTKELVKDSPWSTSNHHMINMANLEIPVTENSDNIEKAEAYTKELESICNILKKKHEEAKDLLVRSVVNSNKLLMLNHPLHEEKVRMIQKFAAKLSLRDIQTTTVA
- the LOC108849459 gene encoding uncharacterized protein At4g18490 isoform X2, whose translation is MSAPAKKSSAEGKEKDLILDNDMEKNTWNFADDSMDFAFESPANKKKNVFKMDMGFDLDGDFGNVSSFKMDMPDFDFSSPAKKTTKTKESPGDKSSGDLKQKKNLFDFSYDFDALDDFDSSPPKKGTKTTTKVMDFEDISAISKTDKSDSLDFGEDLPITRQAASVTNTDVKEKASAEKENKNSKTTDTMLVDSAHSKQATEESMENSEATESPTRTIRLQPQSVNTSPLKTSCAMVEDTDDPCLPNETAAPSPLHPSENTPTAENRETSPDIHEICRSSSSEDCPRDPEQNANNEKISTMDSSYEMAEQTKPSISSQLCFVKMDHQQEEMGTGTQAEKQDHTRRAASDPDHGHLQPTLSGRISPGSRLSQAAQVQDSSGKLPLDPSNSVPGLSDLKTTQNKDSGLIRSKFFKKAEKPQTNVLESSLTQTESRPVTRERTAVNMNLTNDRRHDIQDVLPGSKTRTCQVEFVKTDSEIAKVNSIRSHEKIIHKDHSNAKTAENVVGHLDHLKLQAKNTTREKSILQINISSKLDASSLTQKLSKNLSSGAESLQKSKLVSLERPKLGNMVSDMRSARTQRTIGVTKDQSSSLVQPVVNSTISKERNTEASVKKGSESHHLAPRDKTQLLDYPSSLKRKALDEDADRSLKPQLKRFSMSPRENRNVEDLTHRVAQGKFSSQESRINDNNTTKELVKDSPWSTSNHHMINMANLEIPVTENSDNIEKAEAYTKELESICNILKKKHEEAKDLLVRSVVNSNKLLMLNHPLHEEKVRMIQKFAAKLSLRDIQTTTVA